The proteins below come from a single Malus sylvestris chromosome 3, drMalSylv7.2, whole genome shotgun sequence genomic window:
- the LOC126615340 gene encoding dehydrodolichyl diphosphate synthase 2-like isoform X1 yields MLSLRFPVPIQNALTPSNPRFSRNQTPRRIRSHPRLSNSLSLHCATATDAVVHREESREQFNDRFAPGVHFRPDDEPLPAGLRRELMPRHVAVIMDGNVRWERRRGLPAGSGHEAGAHSLRGLVELCCKWGIRVLTVFAFSFDNWTRPKVEVEFLLDLFEKMISSEIDDFASEGIRISIIGDSSKLPDPLPKLISDAEERTKDNSRLQLIVAVSYSGKYDVVQACKSISQKVKDGVIEVDDINESLIEQELETNCTEFPYPDLLIRTSGELRVSNFLLWQLAYTELFFASALWPDFGKSEFVEALVSFQQRQRRYGGRDL; encoded by the exons ATGCTATCCCTCCGCTTCCCTGTTCCAATCCAGAACGCTCTCACTCCCTCCAATCCCAGATTCTCGCGCAATCAAACACCCAGAAGAATCCGATCACATCCGCGCCTatccaactctctctctcttcattgcGCAACCGCAACCGATGCGGTTGTTCACAGGGAAGAGAGCAGAGAGCAATTTAATGACCGATTTGCCCCTGGTGTACACTTCCGGCCGGATGACGAGCCGTTGCCGGCGGGCCTACGGAGAGAGTTGATGCCAAGACACGTGGCCGTGATCATGGACGGCAACGTGAGGTGGGAGAGGCGGAGGGGGCTGCCGGCCGGGTCGGGTCACGAGGCGGGTGCGCATTCGCTGAGAGGGCTCGTTGAGCTGTGCTGTAAATGGGGGATTAGGGTTCTCACTGTTTTTGCGTTTTCTTTTGATAATTGGACTCGGCCAAAG GTGGAGGTTGAATTTCTGCTGGATTTGTTtgagaagatgattagctcCGAAATTGACGATTTTGCAAG CGAAGGTATTCGAATATCAATCATTGGGGATTCGTCAAAGCTCCCTGACCCTTTACCGAAACTGATAAGTGATGCGGAGGAGAGAACGAAGGACAACTCTAGACTTCAACTAATTGTGGCAGTGAGCTACAGTGGAAAATATGATGTTGTGCAAGCATGCAAAAGTATTTCTCAAAAGGTAAAAGATGGCGTTATTGAAGTAGACGATATCAATGAAAGCCTCATTGAACAAGAACTAGAAACTAACTGTACCGAGTTTCCCTACCCTGATCTGCTAATACGAACAAGTGGCGAACTCAGAGTCAGTAACTTCTTGTTGTGGCAGTTGGCCTACACGGAACTTTTCTTTGCATCGGCACTTTGGCCTGATTTTGGGAAGTCTGAGTTTGTGGAGGCCTTGGTTTCCTTTCAGCAGAGGCAGAGGCGTTATGGTGGAAGAGATCTATAA
- the LOC126615340 gene encoding dehydrodolichyl diphosphate synthase 2-like isoform X2, producing the protein MLSLRFPVPIQNALTPSNPRFSRNQTPRRIRSHPRLSNSLSLHCATATDAVVHREESREQFNDRFAPGVHFRPDDEPLPAGLRRELMPRHVAVIMDGNVRWERRRGLPAGSGHEAGAHSLRGLVELCCKWGIRVLTVFAFSFDNWTRPKVEVEFLLDLFEKMISSEIDDFASEGIRISIIGDSSKLPDPLPKLISDAEERTKDNSRLQLIVAVSYSGKYDVVQACKSISQKLAYTELFFASALWPDFGKSEFVEALVSFQQRQRRYGGRDL; encoded by the exons ATGCTATCCCTCCGCTTCCCTGTTCCAATCCAGAACGCTCTCACTCCCTCCAATCCCAGATTCTCGCGCAATCAAACACCCAGAAGAATCCGATCACATCCGCGCCTatccaactctctctctcttcattgcGCAACCGCAACCGATGCGGTTGTTCACAGGGAAGAGAGCAGAGAGCAATTTAATGACCGATTTGCCCCTGGTGTACACTTCCGGCCGGATGACGAGCCGTTGCCGGCGGGCCTACGGAGAGAGTTGATGCCAAGACACGTGGCCGTGATCATGGACGGCAACGTGAGGTGGGAGAGGCGGAGGGGGCTGCCGGCCGGGTCGGGTCACGAGGCGGGTGCGCATTCGCTGAGAGGGCTCGTTGAGCTGTGCTGTAAATGGGGGATTAGGGTTCTCACTGTTTTTGCGTTTTCTTTTGATAATTGGACTCGGCCAAAG GTGGAGGTTGAATTTCTGCTGGATTTGTTtgagaagatgattagctcCGAAATTGACGATTTTGCAAG CGAAGGTATTCGAATATCAATCATTGGGGATTCGTCAAAGCTCCCTGACCCTTTACCGAAACTGATAAGTGATGCGGAGGAGAGAACGAAGGACAACTCTAGACTTCAACTAATTGTGGCAGTGAGCTACAGTGGAAAATATGATGTTGTGCAAGCATGCAAAAGTATTTCTCAAAAG TTGGCCTACACGGAACTTTTCTTTGCATCGGCACTTTGGCCTGATTTTGGGAAGTCTGAGTTTGTGGAGGCCTTGGTTTCCTTTCAGCAGAGGCAGAGGCGTTATGGTGGAAGAGATCTATAA